The nucleotide window CCTACCCGGCTACCGCTGAAGCGATTACGCCTACCGAACTACTGGCCATACCTGTCAGATTGTTCGAACGATTAATGCTGAGTACTCCATCGATTGCAATCAAAATTATGCGTGTACTCGGAGACAAAATACGTGAACTACAGGACAAATTGCAGGTGCTCTCTGGTCAGGATGTACGCAACCGTGTGCTCTCCTTCCTTCTCATGCTCGCAGAGCAGCACGGGCAGACGCATGGAGATCAAATTGTCATCAACCTGCCCATGACACATCAGGAGTTCGCCAATTCCATCGGAACTACAAGGGAAACAGCGAACCGGCTTCTAAACCAGCTTACGAAAGAGCATTTGCTCGAAGTGGATCGTAGCCGGATTATCATTCTTGATTTACAAGCATTGAAGCAACAAAGGGATGCTTAACCACCCAG belongs to Paenibacillus sp. FSL H8-0079 and includes:
- a CDS encoding Crp/Fnr family transcriptional regulator, which gives rise to MSRVNKDTAAEFLQQFPIFQDLSPEELKQVEDIAISRSIHKKTVIFSEGSEKEAVFFIRTGIVKAYKTDENGHEQIVSFLKTGDMFPHTGFFNAHPYPATAEAITPTELLAIPVRLFERLMLSTPSIAIKIMRVLGDKIRELQDKLQVLSGQDVRNRVLSFLLMLAEQHGQTHGDQIVINLPMTHQEFANSIGTTRETANRLLNQLTKEHLLEVDRSRIIILDLQALKQQRDA